The genomic segment GGCAAGATTTGATTGAAGATGCCAAACACAAAGACTTGAGCTTTACTCATAAGGTAACGAAAGGACTTGGAAATCAACTACTCTCTTGAACAAACTGACTAAAGAAAAAATCATAACCTTAAAATATTGGGGTTATGATTTTTTTTACATTTTTATCTGTAATTACTTTACCACTTCATAAAAACAGCGTTTTGGTGAAGTAAGCACACCTTCTTTTTTTAGCTTAGCAATAACTTTTGAAACTTCTGATTTTTCGATACCTGTGATTTCTGCCACAGCTTTCGCATCCAGCATTTCTACTGAGTTTTGGAAAGCTTCAAGTACCAGTGCCTTATTATCCATGAATGTCTCCTACAGACTAAATATATTTTAAAAACAAATTTATTTTATCAAAAATTTATATTTTTTTCATACATTACAATTTAGTTAAGAATATCTCCTTTTGATTTAGCAATTTTTTCACGCCATTTCTGGATTGCTTCTGGACTTTGTTTCTTCCAATCATGAATTTCATCAATAATTTTTAAAGGTTGACTGCTTCGATAAGAGCGGGTTGGATTTCCTGGAAATTTTTTATCTGTCACATTTGGATCATTTTCAAAATCACCCGTTGGTTCAACTTGATAAACTCTAGGCTTTCCTTGCCCTCGTGCTAACTCTGCTGCAAATCCTGCACCATCTGCTAGTGCCGTAAAATAAATATGATTCATGATGACTTTCGATTGATAATTTGATTGAAAACCTGCTGTCAGCAAATCCCCAATCTGTAAGTCAGCTTTTGTTCCATGATAAAAAGGCCCAGCATCCAATATTTCTGTCATTTCATCTCCAAATTTCCTGTCAGTCATCTCTCACTGATACTGTAATATCAAAAGCAAACCTATACTATACCATTTAAAAAGCTGTCAGCATACTGACAGACTTTTATATATAAAATTTAGGCATCAATCGTTGAATATTGCGCATTTTCTTCTATAAATTCTCGACGTGGCTCTACTCTATCCCCCATCAACATATCGAAAATTTTATCTGCTTCTGCTGCATCTTCAACGGATACACGTGCCATTAAGCGACGTTCTGGATCCATTGTCGTTTCCCAAAGTTGATGATCATCCATTTCACCAAGCCCTTTGTAACGTTGAACAGTCGGTTTTGTACGACCTTGCGCCCAACGTGCAAGTGCTTCTTGCAATTCTTTTTCTTGGTTTTCTCCAGGTTGGATATACTCTTTAGTTTCTGAGCCGACCTTAATTCCATAAATCGGCGGTTGAGCAATATAAACATATCCCGCTTCAACAACTGGACGCATATAACGATAGAACAAAGTCAGTAAAAGAGTACGGATATGCGCACCATCCACGTCAGCATCAGTCATAATCACAAGCTTATGATAACGCGCTTTCGACAAATCATAATCTGCACCAAAACCTGTTCCCATCGCTGTAAACAATGAACGGATTTCTTCGTTCGCCAAGATTTTGTCCATCGTTGCTTTCTCAACGTTCAAAATCTTCCCGCGAATTGGTAAGATGGCTTGAAATTCACGGTTACGTCCTGATTTTGCAGAACCTCCCGCTGAATCTCCTTCGACGATGAAAAGCTCTGTTTGCTCAGGATTGTTTGATGAGCAATCTGCCAATTTACCTGGCAAGTTTGAAATTTCTAATCCTGATTTTTTACGTGTTACTTCACGTGCACGTTTCGCAGCAATACGCGCCTTGCTCGCCAAAATTCCTTTTTCCACGATTTTCCGTGCAACTTGAGGATTTTCCAGCATAAAAGTTGTTAACGCCTCGGCGAATAATTTATTTACAATCCCTGTAACTTCAGAGTTACCGAGTTTTGTCTTAGTTTGTCCTTCAAATTGAGGGTTGGGATGTTTAACAGAAATTACAGCCGTTAATCCTTCACGCACGTCATCTCCTGTGAGATTATCTTCGTTGTCTTTGAGGATTTTGTTTTGTTTGGCATAGTTATTAATCACCCGTGTCAATGCTGTCCTAAACCCCTGTTCGTGTGTTCCACCTTCATGGGTATTGATATTATTGGCAAATGACATCACCACTGAATGGTAGGTATCTGTATACTGCATGGCAACTTCGACTGCAATGCCATCCATTTCCCCTCAGTAAAAATCGCAGGTTCAAAAATCACTGTTTTATTTTCGTTGAGATATTCAACATAAGACTGAATCCCGCCTTCATAGTGAAAAGTCGCTTTATTTTTTTCATTACCTTCACGTTTATCAGTGATAGAGATACGCAAACCACGGTTCAAAAATGCTAATTCTCGTACACGAGTTAACAGTTTTTCATAATCGAATTCTGTTGTTTCAGTAAAAATTTCTGGGTCTGGTACAAAATGGACAGTTGTTCCACGATGATCCGTTTCACCAATAATTTTTAAATCGTCTGCAACGATTCCTCGGTGATATTCTTGATAATATTTTTGTCCATCTATGTGGACAGTCACGTCAAGCGTCGTTGATAAAGCATTGACAACACTAGAACCAACACCGTGCAGTCCTCCTGAAACTTTATATCCGCCACCGCCAAATTTACCTCCAGCATGCAAGACAGTAAAAACAGTTTCAACTGCTGGCCGTCCCGTCTTTTCTTGGATGCCAATAGGGATACCACGCCCGTCGTCTACAACGGTCACTGAATTATCTGGTTCAATGAAAACCTCAATATGATTAGCAAAACCAGCAAGAGCCTCATCTATGGAATTATCCACAATTTCCCAAACCAAATGATGCAGTCCTTCTTTTGAAGTAGAACCGATATACATCCCCGGACGCATCCTAACTGCTTCAAGTCCTTCTAGCACCTGAATTTGGCTGGCATCGTAGGCATCAGCAAGCATTTCTAAATCTTTATTTTCTTCGTTCAAAGTTAACTCTCATTTCTATGAAAACTTGTTTCTATTATACCATAAAATGACATTTTTTGCGAGGTTCTGAGTAGCTTCAAATCGCTGTATCATGCTTTTTTCTCCTTGTATAAAAAAAGCAAACTTTGATTGAAGTTTGCTTTTTAAATATTTATTTATTAATATTTTTTCGTCCATGAACAATCCACGGAAGATACATTACCAACCAAATTACAGCAACTAAAATCACCATTCCTAAAATATAAAAAGATCCAAAGATGAGAGCGATTGGTTCTAACGGACTTCCTGCCACTGGTGTTTCAATGTAGAAAAAATTTTGATGCCATTGTCGATTAAGTATAGACACAATTGGAGTCATAATGAGTAAAAACACAATGACACGCCAAAGTTGACGCCATTGAGGTTGAAACTCTTTGGCAATCATCCGCATCAATACATAGCTAACAAGTAACGTATGTATGATGAAACTCTGCCAAACAAAGAGATTTATGAAATGATTTGTTACCCAATCTGGTGTAAGTAATGCTGCAATCGCGCCAGGTAAAGTCAGACTATACATTAGTTCACGACTTGTTTTATTGCTGCGAAATGCATCATAAGCGACAATAAAGATACCAATACCACATAATTGAAACGGCAAATCCCCAAAAGTAAACTGTCCTGTGATTGAGAGAACAATATCTTTAAAAACTTCTAGCAGTAAAATACTACTTGCCAAGATTACCCGCAATTTATTGCGATTTATCAAACTCGCTCTGAAATAATAACGACAAATAAAAAAACTTATCACTCCTAGAACACAAAGTGTGATGATGTGAGTAAGACTAAACAGACCAAATCCTGGACCTTTTGCGTTTGCATTTGAGACAAAAAATGAATTCATAACACTTTCTATACTAATTCTATTCAATCGCTCATCTTCTGCTTAATAATCCATATTTATAAGTTTATATCGGCACAAGACGTAATTGTTGATATTAGTCCTGAATAATCTCGCGCAGAGACTGAATATGACGTGTCGCTTTATCTGAGGTCAACTTGGCATCAAAAAAAATAGTAGCGATTCCTGCAGTACACCCAGCTTCAATATCAAGTGCTCTGTCACCAATCATTACTGTTTCTGAAGGGATGAGCTGATATTTTTTAATCAGATAATTAATGGAATCTGGTGCCGGTTTTCTCTTGAAGCCATTATCAGAGGTTACAACTTCTGTAAAATACTGTTCAATTTTTGCCGCTTTCAAGATGGATAGAACTTGATTATTACGATGTGAAATCATAAAATTGCGCTGACCAGATGCTGCAAGTAGCGACAGAACATCTGCAGCACCATCAAAAAGAATTGGCTTTTCTAAAACCTCTGCTTCTAACTTTTTATAAGCTTCTAAAAAGCCCGGAACATCATTTGCAAATTTTTCAACGGCAAACGCAGTTGAAATTTTCAAAGCATCGTAAGCTTCTGTGTGTAAAATAACACGTTCAGCAAGTTGCCAAAGTGTTGCTGCAAATGCATGACTAGAGCTTTCATAATTATCTAGCAAAGTTCCGCCCAAATCCCAGATATAATTTTTATAGTCCATGTTAGTATTATAACAAGATATAAGCCCGACTGTCCAGAAGTAATGAAAAATAGGTAAATTTTCGCCTCTGCTCAAGGGTAGGTTCAAAATTTCATCTTTTTTCACTTACTTCTAAAAGGGTAAAATCAATTACACAAGGTGTGTGCACGATTTGCAAGAACTGTCAGTATACTGACAGAATATTTCTTATGCTTGTTCTGATTTTGACAATAAAATAACCGAAACAATGACAATAATAATCGCTACAATTGACAAGGGTGTCAACTTTAAACCAAATAGCGGAATACTGACAAAAACTGAGGTTAAGGGTTCTGTTGCCGTTGCAACCGAAACAACTAATGGTGAAATCAACTGATAAGCTCGTAAGAGCAAAAGAAAAGCCACTGCTGTCCCCACTATAGAAATCGTCAAAATATAAAAAATAGCAAGTGCATCAACGTGAAAATCAATACGCCAAACAGGATAAAAAATATTACTTCCAACACCTGCCAAAAACATTCCCCAGCCCGTCATGTTTAACGCACCATATTTGTCCAGTAGTGGTCTGGGCACGATTGAATAAATCACAACTGCAACAGCAGCTAACAAACCTGCTAACAGCGCCATTGGACTAATAGATAAACGTCCAACATTTCCATTTGTAATCAGCAAAAAAACACCTAACATTGCTAAGACTACAAAGATAACTGATTTAAACTTTGGGATTTGACGACGAAAGATAAGTAAATAGAGCATAATAAAAACAGGTGCTACATATTGTAAAATCGTTGCCGTTGCACTATTAGAGAGTTGTATCGCTACATAATAAAAATATTGTACCGAAAAAACGCCACCAAAAACATATAAAAATAGAATTGGCATATTTTTCTTTGATTTCCAGACATCAAAAATTCGTTTACGACTCCTCAACATTGACATCCCAAGCAAAATAATACCCGCCACTGTCAAACGAGTCGATGTAATCCAAAGCGGATTTCCATGATAATCTCGGAAAAATAATTGACCAAAGATCCCTGATATTCCCCACATACAGCCCGCAATCACTGCAAATAGAGTTCCTTTAAAAATACGTTTTTGAACATTCATTTTTTCATTATATCACAAGACATGAGCGACATCATGAACAAAAAAATGTAAATAAAACGAATAATATTCAGCTTGAATATTAAAGTAAAAAAGCTGGTAAATATCCAGCTTTTAGACACAAAATTTATGATTTACCTATAGATTTCAGCTGCTCTAAAGTCTTTGCTTTGTGATTCCTCTTGTAGTTTTAGTCCGGAGCAGCTTTCTAAGGATGAGGCTTCTTACTTTTGCAACACTATCTCTTTATCAGCGACATGATTGATAAATGCTCGGTCATGCTCAACGACAAGTAACGTTGGTTGAACATTTTTCAGCAAGCTCTCAATCTGTTCATGGTTAAAAACATCGAGGTAGTTTAACGGCTCATCCCAAATATAAAGTTGCGCAGTTTGCGATAAAGCTCTTGCTAACTCGACTTTCTTTTGCTGACCTTGACTCATTGTTTCAATTTTTTGAGAAAAAACATTTCGCTCCATCCCAAGTTTTTTGAGATTTGCTAGAAAAAGTTCAATGTCCAATTGATTTTGAACAGCAAATTCTCTCAAAAATCCTTCGTTTTGATAGTTCTGTCTGACATATGCCACTGAAATATTATGAGCCACAGTCAATAGACCATGTGTTTCTCCTTCAAATGTACCACTCAAATATTTGATTAAACTTGATTTACCAGCACCATTTTTGCCCGTAATCGCAATAATTTCTCCCTGATTTAACTCAAAATTTAATGGTTGAAACAGTTTTTCACCATCAAAACCCAGAGAAAAATTCTCCAACCTCAGAAGCACTTTATGGTGCGAAGCGACAAAATTCATAGAGAGCGGCTCAATGTGTTCAATATTTTTTAGCAATTTTTCCTTATCCATTATTTCATCGTTCATTCGTTTTTCGAGATTTTTCGATTTTTGCATCATATTTGCTGCTTTTCGACCAATAAATCCTTTATCTACTCTCTTTGTCTCACTATCAAAACCTCTATTTTTTCGAGATTTTGTTGCTTCAAGATTTCTTGACCAGGTCTCTTTCTCACGTGCTGTTTGCTTTAAACGTGAAATATCTCTACGTAATTTGACATCTTCTGCTAACTCAAACTCATCGCGAAGTTTTTTCTCAGCTTCATAGGTTGAAAATGTGCCTTGGTAAAGACTAATTTGTTGCCGCTCAATCGCTAAAATATGGTCACAAACTTGATTCAAAAAATCACGGTCGTGCGAAACAACAATGAACCCCGACTTCTTCTTCAGATAATTTGCAACTGTTTCTCGACTTTCTATATCCAGATGATTCGTTGGCTCATCAATCAAAGGAAAATTTTGTTGTTCCAAAAACAGCAATGCCAACAAACACTTGGTCTGCTCTCCACCAGATAGAGAACTAAATGGTCGCCATAAAGCATCCAAATCGACTTTCAAAAGCGTCAATTCCCGTTCCAATTCCCACTGTTCAAACTCTGTCAGTGCTGACAAAGCATAAAATGTGAGTTCATCCCTATCTGTCAGTTCCTGCGGAAAATAAACAAATGTTTTGTCAGTGCTGACAGGACTGTCAGATTTGATTTCACCTTGTAAAAGTTTCAAAAGTGTTGACTTACCTCGTCCATTTCTTCCGACCAACCCCAATTGCCACTTATCATCTATATTAATTTGTGCATGGTCAAAGATTAACTCTGCACCGTATCCGAATGTTAAGTTTCTTAATTCAATATTCGACATTTTGCCTCCTTATATCTGTGAAAGGAAAACAAAAAGCTCCCTTTCCCTGTCAAGCATTCACGACGAGAAAAAAAGCTCAAAAATGGCGCTACAGCGCTCTTGATTGAACAGTCTTTTCCAAATCATGAATGCAAAAAATCGCTGACAAATTTCTGTCAGTACCCATTTTCTACTTTTCATGACTTAGATTTTCAATAGACCGTCCTCCGATATTTTTATAAAATTAGTATAGCACAAACAAAACAAGACTGTCAAGATAAAAACTTGACAGTCTTATTATTTGCTTAAAACACTAAAATCAATGCAGTTCTTAACATCATCTTAATGGAATTGCATTCCACCATCAACAATAATCGTTTGACCCGTGATATAATTTGAGTCTTCTCCAGCAAGGAAACCTACCACATTAGCCACGTCTTCAGGCTCTGACAAACGTTTCATTGCAATATCTTTTGCAAAAGTTTGCATGCCCCATTCGTCATCTTTACCAGCGTTTTTACCAACTTGGTGCGCAATGTCAAACATCATTGGTGTCTTAACGATACCAGGTGCATAAGCATTGACCGTGATACCTTCCTCAGCCAAATCACGCGCTGCGATTTGCGTCATTCCACGAACAGCAAATTTAGATGAACTGTAAAGCATGAGGTTTGGATTGCCGACAACGCCAGCTTGCGAAGTCGCATTGATAATTTTACCACCATGATCAAGTTTGCGGAAAATAGCAGTGGCTGTTTGAGTGCCCCAAAGAACACCACCCACATTGATATCATAAACTTTATGGAAAAGTTCTGGTGTAATCGTTTCGATAGGTGTTGTTGGTGCAATCCCAGCGTTATTAACCACAACATTCAAATCACCAAATTTTTCGACCACAGCATCAAATGCTGCAACCACTTGTTCACGATCTGAAACATCCGCTTTCACTGCAAAAGCATTTTCGCCAAGCTCTGCCGCTGCTTTTTGTGCTGTTTCTTCGTTGTAATCAACAACAGCAACTTTGAATCCATCAGCATACAAACGTTTTGCGATAGCAAAGCCAATTCCTTGACCTGCACCAGTAACTACTGCAACTTTAGACATATTTGTCTCCTTCTCCGTTGTCATTTCTCATCAATCAAAAGTGATTAAACAATTCTTGATATAGAAACTTTCATGTGAATGGTTGTCATTTTGGCAATCAAACTTTATCCGTGAATATTATCACAACTATAATTTAGCACTTTGGTACATAAAATTCAAGAATTAATTACGTTAAAACCATATTTTATACTTCCTATAAAAACAGAGAAAAAACTCTCTATAAAAAGAGAGTTTTTTCTGTTTCAAAATTATTCTCCAACAATTTTATCAACAAAACTTTTCACTTCTTTGACTTGATTTTCTTTCAAATCACCTCCAGCAGGAGCAAAAAGTGAGAAACCTTGATAGGATAGTTTCAAAAGTAAAGATTCACTATTAACCTTAATCCCCTTTTCCTTTGCAGCTGCCTCTATTTTTTTTATCGTAGCCCCTGAGAATTCCGCAGTACTAAAAGCAACAATCTCTTTTACTTTCGTCCCGTCTAAACTTGCCAAAAATTCTTTTAATTCTTTTGTAGGTGAATTAAACAACACACCACCGCCCACAAAGAGAACATCTACTTCTTCGGTAATAGGTTCAT from the Lactococcus allomyrinae genome contains:
- a CDS encoding MarR family transcriptional regulator encodes the protein MDNKALVLEAFQNSVEMLDAKAVAEITGIEKSEVSKVIAKLKKEGVLTSPKRCFYEVVK
- the abc-f gene encoding ribosomal protection-like ABC-F family protein; this translates as MSNIELRNLTFGYGAELIFDHAQINIDDKWQLGLVGRNGRGKSTLLKLLQGEIKSDSPVSTDKTFVYFPQELTDRDELTFYALSALTEFEQWELERELTLLKVDLDALWRPFSSLSGGEQTKCLLALLFLEQQNFPLIDEPTNHLDIESRETVANYLKKKSGFIVVSHDRDFLNQVCDHILAIERQQISLYQGTFSTYEAEKKLRDEFELAEDVKLRRDISRLKQTAREKETWSRNLEATKSRKNRGFDSETKRVDKGFIGRKAANMMQKSKNLEKRMNDEIMDKEKLLKNIEHIEPLSMNFVASHHKVLLRLENFSLGFDGEKLFQPLNFELNQGEIIAITGKNGAGKSSLIKYLSGTFEGETHGLLTVAHNISVAYVRQNYQNEGFLREFAVQNQLDIELFLANLKKLGMERNVFSQKIETMSQGQQKKVELARALSQTAQLYIWDEPLNYLDVFNHEQIESLLKNVQPTLLVVEHDRAFINHVADKEIVLQK
- a CDS encoding TIGR02206 family membrane protein gives rise to the protein MNSFFVSNANAKGPGFGLFSLTHIITLCVLGVISFFICRYYFRASLINRNKLRVILASSILLLEVFKDIVLSITGQFTFGDLPFQLCGIGIFIVAYDAFRSNKTSRELMYSLTLPGAIAALLTPDWVTNHFINLFVWQSFIIHTLLVSYVLMRMIAKEFQPQWRQLWRVIVFLLIMTPIVSILNRQWHQNFFYIETPVAGSPLEPIALIFGSFYILGMVILVAVIWLVMYLPWIVHGRKNINK
- a CDS encoding flavodoxin family protein, which codes for MKYAVRYASRGGNTKAVAEVIADKVGVKALHAYEPITEEVDVLFVGGGVLFNSPTKELKEFLASLDGTKVKEIVAFSTAEFSGATIKKIEAAAKEKGIKVNSESLLLKLSYQGFSLFAPAGGDLKENQVKEVKSFVDKIVGE
- a CDS encoding DMT family transporter, translating into MNVQKRIFKGTLFAVIAGCMWGISGIFGQLFFRDYHGNPLWITSTRLTVAGIILLGMSMLRSRKRIFDVWKSKKNMPILFLYVFGGVFSVQYFYYVAIQLSNSATATILQYVAPVFIMLYLLIFRRQIPKFKSVIFVVLAMLGVFLLITNGNVGRLSISPMALLAGLLAAVAVVIYSIVPRPLLDKYGALNMTGWGMFLAGVGSNIFYPVWRIDFHVDALAIFYILTISIVGTAVAFLLLLRAYQLISPLVVSVATATEPLTSVFVSIPLFGLKLTPLSIVAIIIVIVSVILLSKSEQA
- a CDS encoding (S)-acetoin forming diacetyl reductase, with the translated sequence MSKVAVVTGAGQGIGFAIAKRLYADGFKVAVVDYNEETAQKAAAELGENAFAVKADVSDREQVVAAFDAVVEKFGDLNVVVNNAGIAPTTPIETITPELFHKVYDINVGGVLWGTQTATAIFRKLDHGGKIINATSQAGVVGNPNLMLYSSSKFAVRGMTQIAARDLAEEGITVNAYAPGIVKTPMMFDIAHQVGKNAGKDDEWGMQTFAKDIAMKRLSEPEDVANVVGFLAGEDSNYITGQTIIVDGGMQFH
- a CDS encoding HAD family hydrolase, whose amino-acid sequence is MDYKNYIWDLGGTLLDNYESSSHAFAATLWQLAERVILHTEAYDALKISTAFAVEKFANDVPGFLEAYKKLEAEVLEKPILFDGAADVLSLLAASGQRNFMISHRNNQVLSILKAAKIEQYFTEVVTSDNGFKRKPAPDSINYLIKKYQLIPSETVMIGDRALDIEAGCTAGIATIFFDAKLTSDKATRHIQSLREIIQD
- the arr gene encoding NAD(+)--rifampin ADP-ribosyltransferase → MTDRKFGDEMTEILDAGPFYHGTKADLQIGDLLTAGFQSNYQSKVIMNHIYFTALADGAGFAAELARGQGKPRVYQVEPTGDFENDPNVTDKKFPGNPTRSYRSSQPLKIIDEIHDWKKQSPEAIQKWREKIAKSKGDILN